The Drosophila innubila isolate TH190305 chromosome 3R unlocalized genomic scaffold, UK_Dinn_1.0 2_E_3R, whole genome shotgun sequence genome has a segment encoding these proteins:
- the LOC117790694 gene encoding probable cytochrome P450 313b1, producing the protein MLAGIILASWLVILWIYFLWSRRRYYKAAWQLRGPVGWPFIGMGLQMMNPQTFLQYMDGLSHKYKAPFISWMGTNCFLYVNDPLTVEQIFNSSHCTNKGDFYRFMSSAIGDGLFTSSSPRWQKHRRLINPAFGRQILCNFLPIFNAESAVLLKKLEVEGVQQNKSLEIYVILKKIVLEAACQTTMGKKMNFQHDGSMAIFEAYSGITEVCVKRMLSPWLYPELIYRWSRLFDRQQKVVGVLFGFVEQLLQPAVSVVGVEDFDASQQLEQPQNQQQRSKSKSIFIEQVREHVERGQQMSWQDVRDEANVIIAATFETTSTALYFTILCLAMHPEYQEKLFEELCAELPDHGDITMEQLERLSYTEMVINESMRLFAPVPMVLRQAGQDLQLRRDDGEYVIPAGTQIGIDIYNMQRDERVWGPLARKYNPDAHFGPDAKPRHAFAFVPFTKGLRMCIGYRYALMLMKLLLAKIFRSYRIHTEAQLEQLLVKGNISLKLKEYPLCRVERR; encoded by the exons ATGTTGGCCGGGATAATACTGGCCAGCTGGCTGGTAATATTATGGATATACTTTCTGTGGAGCCGCAGACGCTATTATAAGGCCGCCTGGCAACTGAGAGGACCTGTGGGTTGGCCATTTATTGGCATGGGACTGCAAATGATGAATCCGCAGA CCTTTCTACAGTACATGGATGGTCTCTCACACAAGTATAAGGCACCCTTCATCTCCTGGATGGGCACCAATTGCTTTCTCTACGTCAACGATCCGCTGACTGTGGAACAAATCTTCAATTCGAGCCACTGCACCAACAAGGGTGACTTCTATCGCTTTATGAGCTCAGCCATTGGCGATGGTCTCTTTACATCCAGCT CGCCACGTTGGCAAAAGCATCGTCGACTCATCAATCCCGCCTTTGGTCGTCAGATTCTGTGCAATTTtctgcccattttcaatgccGAGTCGGCAGTGTTGCTAAAGAAACTTGAAGTGGAGGGCGTGCAACAGAACAAAAGCCTCGAGATTTATGTTATACTCAAGAAGATTGTCCTGGAGGCCGCTTGCC AGACAACAATGGGCAAGAAAATGAACTTTCAGCATGATGGTTCCATGGCCATCTTTGAGGCATACAGTGG CATAACGGAAGTGTGCGTGAAACGAATGCTATCACCTTGGCTATACCCAGAGCTCATCTATCGCTGGTCTCGACTCTTTGACCGGCAACAGAAGGTCGTCGGTGTGCTCTTTGGCTTTGTGGAACAG CTATTGCAGCCCGCCGTTTCAGTAGTGGGCGTGGAGGATTTTGATGCGAGCCAGCAGCTGGAGCAACCGCAaaatcagcagcagcgcagcaaGTCAAAGTCAATATTCATTGAGCAGGTGCGAGAGCATGTGGAACGTGGACAGCAAATGAGCTGGCAGGATGTACGAGATGAGGCCAATGTAATTATTGCCGCG ACCTTTGAAACAACATCGACGGCATTGTACTTTACCATATTGTGCTTGGCAATGCATCCAGAGTATCAGGAGAAGTTGTTTGAAGAGCTTTGTGCTGAGCTGCCGGATCATGGGGACATCACTATGGAGCAGCTAGAGCGTCTTAGCTACACGGAGATGGTCATTAACGAGTCGATGCGTCTGTTTGCACCTGTTCCCATGGTGTTGCGCCAAGCTGGACAGGATCTGCAGCTACGACGGGATGATGGCGAATATGTGATACCTGCGGGGACACAGATTGGCATCGATATCTACAACATGCAGCGGGACGAACGAGTTTGGGGTCCATTGGCGAGAAAATACAATCCGGATGCGCATTTTGGACCAGATGCGAAACCGCGTCATGCCTTTGCCTTTGTGCCATTCACCAAGGGATTGCGAATGTGCATCGGCTATAGATATGCTCTCATGCTGatgaaattgcttttggccaAGATCTTTCGTAGCTATCGCATCCACACAGAGGCCCAGTTGGAGCAGCTGTTGGTAAAGGGGAATATATCGTTGAAGCTGAAGGAATATCCACTGTGTCGCGTCGAACGAAGGTAA
- the LOC117791209 gene encoding putative odorant receptor 85e, whose translation MASLQFHGGIDANIGYAGRDKDVGRVSQLFGLHLKLQMLSGLLPIPQLSQSLPQWLQLVLKQLARLHSLLVIVIPLHLGLLFSKTTLDALPTGDLEDITDALTMTVIYFFTAYACIYWCVRCRRLLSYLNYINREYRHHSLAGVSFVNCYTTYRWANNFTAIWVGACLTGVTFWGITPLVLGRHALPLHCWYPFDALANPIYPFVYAIQLYGQIIVGTSFSYGGYMFVTLSLLLLAQFDVLYCSLKNLDAHARLLSGESLQTLGALQCELLLDDANCELGQYAMLEEHATDLQCYTFKRLRPSPSLKSAAHSGLVECVRLHRFILKFAAELEQLFSPYCLCKSLQITVQLCLLVFVGVSGSREVVRVINQLQYLGLTLFELLMFTYCGEQLRRHSVRVGDAFFRGSWWLHAPQMRKDVLIFLANSRRAVEVTAGKFYVMDVNRLRSVITQAFSFLTLLQKLDAKKAATES comes from the exons ATGGCCAGTCTGCAGTTCCATGGTGGCATCGATGCGAACATTGGATATGCAGGGCGGGATAAGGATGTTGGGCGAGTATCTCAACTCTTTGGACTACATCTAAAGCTGCAGATGCTGTCGGGGTTGTTGCCAATTCCCCAATTGTCACAAAGTCTACCCCAATGGCTGCAGCTGGTGTTAAAACAACTAGCCCGTTTACACAGCCTGCTGGTCATAGTCATACCGCTGCATTTGGGTCTGCTCTTCAGCAAAACAACACTGGACGCTCTGCCCACCGGAGATCTTGAGGATATTACAGATGCACTCACCATGACAGTCATATATTTCTTTACGGCCTACGCCTGCATCTATTGGTGTGTACGCTGCAGACGGCTCCTGTCATACCTGAACTACATCAATCGGGAGTATCGACATCATTCCCTTGCCGGCGTTAGTTTTGTCAATTGTTATACCACTTACCGCTGGGCAAACAACTTTACTGCCATCTGGGTGGGAGCCTGTCTGACGGGTGTCACCTTCTGGGGGATTACACCGCTCGTCTTGGGCCGTCATGCACTGCCATTGCATTGCTGGTATCCCTTCGATGCGTTGGCCAATCCCATTTACCCGTTTGTTTATGCAATTCAACTTTACGGTCAGATCATTGTGGGCACCTCTTTTTCTTACGGCGGCTACATGTTTGTGACTCTCAGTCTTTTGCTGCTAGCTCAGTTCGATGTGCTTTACTGCAGTCTCAAGAATCTGGATGCACATGCCAGGCTGCTATCCGGAGAATCCTTGCAAACATTGGG TGCGCTACAGTGCGAGCTGCTGCTTGATGATGCCAACTGTGAGCTTGGCCAATATGCGATGTTGGAAGAACACGCAACGGACTTACAATGCTATACATTTAAACGCCTAAGGCCATCTCCCAGTTTAAAAAGTGCCGCACATTCTGGTCTCGTTGAATGTGTTCGTCTGCATCGCTTTATTCTCAAATTCGCCGCTGAATTGGAGCAACTTTTTAGTCCATATTGTTTATGCAAGTCACTGCAGATCACCGTTCAGCTGTGCCTTCTGGTCTTTGTCGGTGTCTCCGGGTCACGTGAGGTGGTGCGTGTGATCAATCAACTGCAATATCTTGGCTTGACCCTCTTCGAGCTGCTCATGTTCACTTATTGCGGTGAGCAGCTGCGTAGGCACAGTGTGCGCGTGGGTGATGCCTTCTTTCGCGGATCCTGGTGGCTGCATGCTCCGCAAATGCGCAAGGATGTGCTCATCTTTCTGGCAAATAGTCGACGCGCAGTCGAAGTCACCGCAGGCAAGTTCTATGTCATGGATGTGAATCGCCTGCGATCG GTCATCACCCAGGCCTTTAGTTTTCTGACACTACTGCAAAAGTTGGACGCCAAGAAGGCAGCCACGGAGTCTTAG